A genome region from Bifidobacterium coryneforme includes the following:
- a CDS encoding NAD+ synthase: MGIEEHDHSSDGSLLVALAQIDTCVGDLDGNAAKIMEYCRKAASKKADLVVFPEMTLTGYPIEDLAFRATFRRAAWSKADQLAKGLQDEGLGGLYVIVGTVGTDREQDRPRNRMVVLHDGLVWAGYDKHFLPNYGVFDEYRIFTPGQESVILDIKGRRIGLAICEDIWQEGGPISEMAQEGIDLLVTINGSPFEEGKGHVRRDLAARRARQVDAPVIYVNQVGGQDDLVFDGGSFVVGADGALLERSPQFIEHLGYWTLPESGVAGETAARSKSALIGDLPGDEEIYRACVLGLRDYMVKNHFTGVCLGLSGGIDSALVATIAADACGGSNIWGISMPSRYSSEGSRDDAADLAQRLGLHYEVKAIGPEFDAFQEELHLEGVAEENIQARIRGVIVMAYSNSRNLLALATGNKSELACGYSTIYGDAVGGYAPIKDLLKTRVWELSRWRNEEARRQGQVEPIPANSILKPPSAELREGQKDSDSLPDYALLDRVLEAYIEKAHGREDLLADGFDPETVNTVMRLVDRAEWKRRQYPLGPKVTSLAFGRDRRLPITNAFRE, translated from the coding sequence ATGGGTATAGAAGAACACGACCATTCATCCGACGGCTCCCTCCTGGTGGCCCTGGCTCAGATTGATACCTGCGTGGGTGACCTGGACGGCAATGCGGCGAAAATCATGGAGTACTGCCGCAAAGCCGCCTCCAAGAAAGCCGATCTGGTGGTCTTCCCCGAAATGACCCTGACGGGGTATCCGATCGAGGACCTGGCCTTCCGGGCGACTTTCCGCAGGGCAGCCTGGTCCAAGGCCGACCAGTTGGCCAAGGGTCTCCAGGATGAGGGGCTGGGTGGTTTATACGTCATCGTCGGTACCGTCGGCACGGACCGGGAACAGGACAGGCCGCGCAACCGGATGGTGGTCCTTCACGACGGTCTGGTGTGGGCCGGGTATGACAAGCACTTCCTGCCCAACTACGGGGTCTTCGACGAATATCGAATCTTCACTCCCGGCCAGGAGAGCGTCATTCTCGACATCAAAGGCCGACGTATCGGTTTGGCCATCTGCGAGGATATCTGGCAGGAGGGCGGGCCCATCAGCGAGATGGCCCAAGAGGGCATTGACCTCCTGGTGACCATCAACGGTTCCCCCTTCGAGGAGGGCAAGGGACATGTGCGTCGCGATCTGGCGGCCAGGCGCGCTCGCCAGGTTGATGCCCCGGTCATCTATGTCAATCAGGTAGGAGGGCAGGACGACCTGGTCTTCGATGGCGGGAGCTTCGTGGTAGGTGCCGACGGTGCCCTCTTGGAACGATCCCCCCAGTTCATAGAGCACCTGGGATACTGGACCCTGCCGGAATCGGGGGTTGCGGGGGAGACGGCTGCCCGGTCCAAGTCCGCCCTGATCGGTGATCTTCCCGGAGATGAGGAAATCTACCGGGCCTGTGTGCTCGGTCTGCGGGACTATATGGTCAAGAACCATTTCACGGGGGTCTGTCTGGGACTGTCCGGGGGGATTGACTCGGCTCTGGTGGCCACAATCGCCGCCGATGCCTGCGGTGGCTCCAACATATGGGGCATCTCCATGCCCAGCCGGTACTCCTCCGAAGGGTCTCGTGACGATGCGGCCGACCTGGCCCAGCGGCTGGGCCTGCATTACGAGGTGAAGGCCATCGGCCCCGAATTCGATGCCTTCCAGGAGGAGTTGCACCTGGAAGGTGTGGCCGAAGAGAATATACAGGCCCGCATACGTGGTGTCATCGTCATGGCCTATTCCAATTCCAGGAACCTCCTGGCCCTGGCCACCGGCAATAAGTCCGAGCTCGCCTGTGGGTATTCGACCATCTACGGAGACGCTGTGGGCGGGTACGCTCCGATCAAGGACCTTCTGAAGACCAGGGTCTGGGAGTTGTCCAGGTGGCGCAATGAGGAGGCAAGGCGCCAGGGGCAGGTTGAACCCATTCCGGCCAATTCGATCCTCAAACCGCCCTCGGCCGAGTTGCGAGAGGGCCAGAAGGACTCTGATTCCCTGCCTGATTATGCCCTTCTGGACCGTGTCTTGGAGGCGTATATCGAGAAGGCCCACGGCCGCGAGGACCTTTTGGCCGACGGTTTTGACCCGGAGACCGTCAATACGGTCATGCGTCTGGTGGATCGGGCCGAGTGGAAGAGGCGTCAGTACCCCCTGGGTCCCAAGGTGACATCGCTTGCCTTTGGTCGGGATCGTCGCCTCCCGATCACCAACGCTTTCAGGGAGTGA
- a CDS encoding HRDC domain-containing protein → MTGRQEERPGQGESDAEPARLLAEPRGGVPPVIDDAQGFARACRELSQERGPLAADAERASGFRYGHDDYLVQFKRGSSDIFLLDPQALNRAGCDWDDFNRAVDGAQWIIHDSPQDLPGFHDLGMKPSSLFDTELTARMLNLRHFGLSAVTEHFLGLSLAKEHSAADWSHRPLPRDWRNYAALDVELLVPLRERMLLELERQGKEEWARQEFVWLLDKRSQRKPRPEQPWRHLSQISTLRKDRRGLAVARALWTKREELGREYDIAPSLLLTDRSIIAAAQAKPRNAAQFRAIRSLNERVRIHAGGEQDRMFERYAPIQRKVRPKVWRETILEALDLPADELPVGPKPQADQNNAPKSMQVWRQRHPERMARLEAARKTVARIGQETNTPVDVLIKPKYLRNLCWTDEPGKRDVADFLEEQGARPWQVSLLSESLSRAIM, encoded by the coding sequence ATGACCGGTCGCCAGGAAGAGCGTCCAGGTCAAGGAGAGTCAGACGCCGAACCAGCCCGGTTGCTGGCCGAACCCAGGGGTGGTGTCCCACCGGTCATCGATGATGCGCAGGGGTTTGCGCGGGCATGCCGTGAACTCTCCCAGGAACGCGGCCCTCTGGCTGCCGATGCCGAGCGGGCTTCGGGTTTTCGCTATGGACATGATGATTACCTGGTCCAGTTCAAGCGCGGGTCATCGGATATCTTCCTTCTGGATCCTCAGGCATTGAACCGTGCAGGATGTGACTGGGACGATTTCAACCGGGCCGTTGATGGTGCCCAGTGGATCATCCATGACTCACCTCAGGATCTTCCCGGTTTCCACGACCTGGGCATGAAGCCCTCATCGTTGTTCGATACGGAGTTGACCGCGCGAATGCTGAACCTCCGGCATTTCGGTCTCTCTGCGGTGACCGAGCACTTCCTCGGTCTCTCCCTGGCCAAGGAACACTCCGCCGCCGACTGGTCGCACCGCCCCCTTCCCAGGGATTGGCGCAACTACGCCGCCCTGGATGTGGAGCTTCTGGTTCCCCTGCGTGAGCGCATGCTGCTGGAGCTGGAAAGGCAGGGCAAGGAAGAATGGGCCCGGCAGGAATTCGTCTGGCTGCTGGACAAGCGGTCACAGCGCAAGCCCAGACCTGAGCAACCCTGGCGGCATTTGTCGCAGATCAGTACCCTCCGCAAGGACCGACGCGGCCTGGCTGTTGCGAGGGCCCTATGGACCAAGCGCGAGGAACTGGGCAGGGAGTATGACATCGCTCCCAGCCTTCTCCTCACCGACAGGTCCATCATCGCCGCCGCCCAGGCGAAACCACGTAATGCCGCCCAGTTCCGTGCCATCCGCTCCTTGAATGAGCGGGTGAGGATCCATGCGGGTGGGGAGCAGGACAGAATGTTCGAACGGTACGCTCCCATTCAGCGCAAGGTTCGGCCGAAGGTCTGGAGGGAGACCATCTTGGAGGCGCTCGATCTGCCTGCTGATGAACTCCCCGTAGGGCCTAAACCGCAGGCGGACCAGAACAACGCCCCCAAGTCCATGCAGGTGTGGCGGCAGCGCCATCCGGAGCGTATGGCGAGGCTCGAAGCGGCTCGGAAGACCGTGGCCAGGATAGGGCAGGAAACCAATACCCCGGTCGATGTTCTGATAAAGCCCAAGTACCTGCGTAACCTCTGCTGGACCGATGAGCCCGGAAAAAGGGACGTGGCCGACTTCCTCGAAGAGCAGGGCGCCAGGCCCTGGCAGGTTTCCCTCCTGTCAGAGTCCCTAAGTCGCGCTATCATGTAA
- a CDS encoding MFS transporter, which yields MTRRDQGDEGERTRAATEARTNPVGEASAGKPPWKALWVLALGLAMIVLDSSIVNVSIPAIINAIHITMTEAQWVTALYSIVLAALLLPAGRLGDMIGRKRMLQVGTVIFILGSLLAATSSSGSWLLMARVVQGIGGSLVMPSTLSSVSATFRGKYRATAFGVWGAVMSGAAAVGPFLGGLFTSTIGWRWIFLVNLPLGLVVILASMAFVPETKSSPAGSADRFGLLRDWEGILLSALGSAFVVFALIEGQTYGWVRPASTLVLGPLVWSNSAPVSLVPISLVLGLVLLVGFALVELRRKRQDRIVVLDVSMFTIGTFGWGNLTAAIINAGQFAVIFILPLYMINARGLSPLQAGSVLGIMALGSVVSGGLARLVSARLGAGGTVQLGLGMEILGVAASVLLMRDSMPLWTMLVTLVIYGTGLGFASAQLTSLVLSGVPVAQSGQASATQSTIRQWGTALGAAVSGSVLSAAVGMVMPAHLGAIPGLPTGVAQGLTQSVRSSAGNVISSMRMQGTKGQLGVLGPQVTEALTRGFTQGAQLSMAFAGVLLLVGLVASIKVRQAARKAGADRV from the coding sequence ATGACCCGACGAGATCAGGGCGACGAGGGGGAGCGGACCCGGGCCGCAACAGAAGCACGGACGAATCCGGTAGGGGAGGCGAGCGCAGGCAAACCGCCCTGGAAGGCGCTCTGGGTGCTGGCCCTGGGGCTGGCCATGATTGTTCTCGACTCTTCCATCGTCAATGTGTCGATACCGGCCATTATCAATGCCATCCACATCACCATGACCGAGGCGCAGTGGGTCACAGCACTCTACAGCATCGTCCTGGCCGCCCTCCTTTTGCCCGCCGGACGACTGGGCGACATGATCGGCAGGAAGCGGATGCTCCAGGTCGGGACCGTCATCTTCATTCTGGGTTCCCTTCTTGCGGCAACCTCTTCCAGCGGGTCCTGGCTTCTGATGGCACGTGTCGTCCAGGGCATAGGCGGCTCCCTGGTCATGCCGTCAACCCTCTCATCGGTGTCGGCCACCTTCCGAGGCAAGTACCGAGCCACGGCCTTCGGTGTCTGGGGGGCCGTCATGTCCGGTGCCGCAGCAGTCGGACCCTTCCTGGGTGGTCTCTTCACCTCTACGATTGGCTGGCGTTGGATATTCCTGGTCAATCTTCCCTTGGGGCTGGTTGTCATCCTCGCCTCGATGGCCTTCGTACCCGAGACCAAGTCGTCGCCGGCGGGATCCGCCGACCGTTTCGGTCTGCTCCGCGACTGGGAGGGAATCCTCCTGTCGGCTTTGGGTTCGGCCTTTGTTGTCTTTGCCCTGATTGAGGGACAGACCTATGGCTGGGTCAGGCCTGCGTCCACCCTGGTCCTGGGTCCGCTGGTCTGGTCGAACAGCGCGCCAGTATCACTGGTGCCGATCAGCCTGGTCCTGGGATTGGTCCTACTGGTCGGCTTTGCCCTGGTGGAGCTTCGCCGCAAGAGGCAGGACCGTATCGTTGTCCTCGATGTGTCCATGTTCACCATCGGTACCTTCGGTTGGGGAAACCTGACGGCGGCCATCATCAATGCAGGCCAGTTCGCCGTCATCTTCATCCTGCCCCTCTATATGATCAATGCCCGTGGCCTCAGCCCTCTTCAGGCAGGATCGGTCCTGGGCATCATGGCTCTGGGGTCTGTGGTCTCCGGCGGGCTTGCCCGGCTGGTCTCCGCTCGTCTGGGGGCAGGCGGTACGGTCCAGCTTGGTCTGGGTATGGAGATTCTCGGCGTTGCCGCCTCGGTCCTGCTCATGCGCGACTCCATGCCTCTCTGGACCATGTTGGTGACCCTTGTCATCTATGGGACGGGCCTGGGCTTTGCGTCCGCTCAGCTGACCAGCCTGGTCCTGTCCGGCGTACCCGTTGCCCAGTCAGGCCAGGCCTCCGCCACCCAGTCGACGATTCGACAGTGGGGCACCGCCCTTGGGGCGGCTGTTTCCGGCAGCGTTCTTTCCGCCGCCGTGGGTATGGTCATGCCGGCTCACTTGGGGGCGATCCCCGGCCTGCCAACCGGTGTTGCCCAGGGATTGACCCAGTCGGTGCGGTCATCGGCGGGCAATGTCATATCCTCCATGAGGATGCAGGGCACCAAGGGGCAACTCGGCGTGCTGGGACCCCAAGTCACAGAAGCTTTGACACGAGGATTCACCCAGGGGGCCCAACTGTCCATGGCCTTCGCGGGGGTGCTCCTTCTGGTGGGTCTGGTGGCCTCGATCAAGGTGCGGCAGGCGGCACGCAAGGCCGGTGCCGACCGGGTCTGA
- a CDS encoding TetR/AcrR family transcriptional regulator — translation MPKIEEASLDEHRSRTLSRILTATERILRTSGRRGLTMAAVSRGAGMARNSLYRYAADTDQLCDMVLEAHLPVWSTSLTQALSQAHTPQEIILAWTRTNLIQAGHHGHSWLMNLYADSNDTQFRDSFLYGQPITPDQKKTGSTDRTTGAMVVFHRQVNQPLIDAWQSLRPGDARTGVEVTRGIVQSGMRLIDALTMEGGKPSRDKVSRIVEDITESTRAVMETLSVEQSRPHQRDRGKDNLS, via the coding sequence ATGCCCAAGATCGAGGAAGCCAGTCTGGACGAGCACCGTTCCAGGACGCTCTCGCGCATCCTCACGGCAACCGAGCGGATACTCAGAACCTCTGGCCGGCGTGGTCTGACCATGGCCGCAGTCAGCAGAGGGGCAGGCATGGCGAGGAACTCCCTCTACCGGTACGCTGCCGACACCGACCAGCTCTGCGACATGGTCCTGGAGGCCCACCTGCCCGTCTGGTCCACGTCCCTGACCCAGGCCCTGAGTCAGGCGCACACGCCACAGGAGATCATCCTTGCCTGGACTCGGACCAACCTGATCCAGGCCGGCCATCACGGTCACAGTTGGCTGATGAACCTCTACGCCGACAGCAATGACACCCAGTTCCGAGACTCCTTTCTGTACGGGCAGCCCATCACACCCGACCAGAAGAAGACGGGCTCCACGGATAGGACCACGGGTGCCATGGTGGTCTTCCACCGTCAGGTGAACCAGCCCCTGATTGATGCCTGGCAGTCACTGCGGCCAGGAGATGCCCGGACCGGCGTGGAGGTCACCAGAGGCATCGTCCAATCCGGCATGCGACTGATTGACGCCTTGACTATGGAGGGCGGAAAACCCAGCCGCGACAAGGTCTCACGTATCGTCGAAGACATCACGGAATCCACGCGGGCCGTGATGGAAACCCTGTCCGTAGAACAATCACGGCCACATCAGAGGGACCGGGGCAAGGACAACCTCTCATGA
- the tig gene encoding trigger factor → MKISVRNLEPTKVRLTITVDSEELDPYLDQARKEIGKQVTIPGFRKGHVPGPIVDQRVGFASVAGEAINAGVPEIYSKALAEKKLHAMDQPQIDVKDVPQSAKDETKLKFTAEVEIRPKFDLPDLDGMEIEVPKPEVSDEDVDKRLDNLRQRFGTLVSVDRPAKKGDFASIDLDALIDGESVDSQQGISYELGSNTMLDGLDEALDGLSAGEETTFEGTLEAGDHQGEKAQIKVKVNSVKAEELPELDDEFAQEASEFDTLEELKADVRKQCEIDAEGRQATDARDAFIAKLQDGLEIPVPKGIKANMVADQLKNTGKDSEKATKDEKAEAEKNVEKELRDQMTLDALAEKMEVSVSQVDVTNFLASIAQQYGMDPSAFINSIVQNGQLGSAVQEVGRSKGMLAGMRAVTFKDPEGNEVDLTRFLGGDEEDGQSMEDQDESVQAASAAAAVADELSDSGSAEEAENKD, encoded by the coding sequence GTGAAAATCAGCGTCAGGAACCTCGAGCCCACCAAGGTCAGGCTCACAATCACCGTCGATTCGGAGGAGCTGGACCCGTACCTGGACCAGGCCCGCAAGGAGATCGGCAAGCAGGTCACCATCCCCGGCTTCCGCAAGGGACATGTGCCCGGCCCCATCGTCGACCAGCGTGTCGGTTTCGCCAGCGTTGCAGGCGAAGCCATCAATGCCGGCGTCCCCGAGATTTACTCCAAGGCCCTGGCGGAGAAGAAGCTCCACGCCATGGACCAGCCGCAGATTGATGTCAAGGATGTTCCCCAGTCCGCCAAGGACGAGACCAAGTTGAAGTTCACCGCGGAGGTGGAGATTCGCCCCAAGTTCGACCTGCCCGACCTGGACGGCATGGAGATTGAAGTCCCCAAGCCCGAAGTCAGCGATGAGGATGTCGACAAGCGTCTGGACAACCTCCGTCAGCGCTTCGGCACCCTGGTCAGCGTGGATCGCCCCGCCAAGAAGGGTGATTTCGCCAGCATTGACCTGGATGCCCTCATCGACGGGGAGTCTGTGGATTCCCAGCAGGGCATCAGCTACGAGTTGGGTTCCAACACCATGCTCGATGGTCTGGATGAGGCCCTTGACGGCCTCTCCGCTGGTGAGGAGACCACCTTCGAAGGCACCCTGGAGGCCGGCGATCACCAGGGCGAGAAGGCCCAGATCAAGGTCAAGGTCAACTCGGTAAAGGCCGAGGAGCTGCCTGAGCTGGATGACGAGTTCGCCCAGGAGGCTTCCGAGTTCGACACCCTGGAAGAGCTCAAGGCCGATGTGCGCAAGCAGTGCGAGATCGACGCCGAGGGCCGCCAGGCAACCGACGCCCGCGATGCCTTCATCGCCAAGCTTCAGGACGGCCTGGAAATTCCGGTCCCCAAGGGCATCAAGGCCAACATGGTCGCCGATCAGCTCAAGAACACCGGCAAGGATTCCGAGAAGGCCACCAAGGACGAGAAGGCCGAGGCCGAAAAGAACGTCGAGAAGGAACTCCGTGACCAGATGACCCTGGATGCCCTGGCCGAAAAGATGGAGGTCAGTGTCAGCCAGGTGGATGTGACCAACTTCCTGGCTTCGATTGCCCAGCAGTACGGCATGGACCCCTCCGCCTTCATCAACTCCATCGTCCAGAACGGTCAGCTGGGTTCTGCCGTTCAGGAGGTCGGACGTTCCAAGGGTATGCTCGCCGGCATGCGTGCCGTCACCTTCAAGGATCCCGAAGGGAACGAGGTCGATCTGACCCGCTTCCTGGGTGGTGATGAAGAGGACGGACAGTCCATGGAAGACCAGGACGAGAGCGTCCAGGCTGCTTCCGCCGCTGCCGCTGTGGCCGACGAACTCTCGGATTCAGGTTCGGCCGAAGAGGCGGAAAACAAGGACTGA
- the pflA gene encoding pyruvate formate-lyase-activating protein, which produces MTDTMTFHTTQPHMLKESKVYQSQTLMGGLSGFESPIGLDRHDRMAALRTGDIGFVHSWDINTSVDGPGTRMTVFMSGCPLRCQYCQNPDTWKMRDGQPVYLQAMIDKVARYQDLFKATGGGITFSGGESMMQAAFVSRVFRAAKEMGVHTCLDTSGFLNRNYTDDMIDDIDLCLLDVKSGDEETYKEVTGGTLAPTIAFGKRLAERGSKIWVRFVLVPGLTDSEENVEKVAEVCEQFKDAIEHIDVLPFHQLGRPKWHELRIPYPLEDAKGPSASLKKRVTEQLEAHGFVVY; this is translated from the coding sequence ATGACGGATACCATGACCTTCCATACCACCCAGCCGCACATGCTCAAGGAGTCCAAGGTATACCAGAGCCAGACTTTGATGGGTGGACTATCGGGATTCGAATCACCCATCGGGCTGGACCGGCACGACCGGATGGCGGCCTTGCGCACGGGCGATATCGGATTTGTGCATTCGTGGGACATCAATACGTCGGTGGATGGTCCCGGAACCAGGATGACCGTATTCATGAGCGGATGCCCGCTCAGGTGTCAGTACTGCCAGAATCCCGATACCTGGAAGATGCGTGACGGTCAGCCCGTGTACCTCCAGGCCATGATTGACAAGGTGGCGCGCTACCAGGACCTCTTCAAGGCGACGGGCGGGGGCATCACCTTCAGTGGGGGCGAATCGATGATGCAGGCCGCCTTCGTATCTCGTGTCTTCCGTGCAGCCAAGGAGATGGGTGTCCACACCTGTCTCGACACCTCGGGCTTCCTCAACCGCAACTACACGGACGACATGATAGACGACATCGATCTGTGCCTTCTGGATGTCAAGTCGGGTGACGAGGAGACATACAAGGAGGTCACCGGAGGCACGCTGGCTCCGACAATCGCCTTTGGGAAGAGGCTGGCAGAGCGGGGCAGCAAGATCTGGGTACGTTTCGTCCTGGTCCCCGGCCTGACCGATTCGGAGGAGAACGTCGAAAAGGTGGCCGAGGTATGTGAGCAGTTCAAGGATGCCATCGAGCACATCGACGTTCTGCCCTTCCACCAATTGGGAAGACCCAAGTGGCATGAGTTGCGCATACCCTACCCCCTGGAGGATGCCAAGGGCCCCTCGGCCTCACTGAAGAAGCGTGTGACCGAGCAGCTCGAAGCCCATGGTTTCGTGGTCTACTGA
- a CDS encoding YccF domain-containing protein, with protein sequence MRFLGNIIWLLLGGLAISLCWALIGIILCFTIVGIPLGAQAFKMAGLTLSPFGHSVTYQGRFGSALANLLWLVLGGWWLALSYFVAGLINLATIVGIPFGIQSFKMAKLALMPFGAVIR encoded by the coding sequence ATGAGATTCCTGGGCAACATCATCTGGCTTCTTCTGGGCGGTCTGGCAATCTCACTGTGCTGGGCCCTGATCGGCATCATCCTCTGCTTCACAATCGTCGGCATTCCGCTGGGCGCACAGGCTTTCAAGATGGCCGGGCTGACCCTGTCGCCCTTCGGCCACTCAGTCACCTATCAAGGGCGGTTCGGATCCGCACTGGCCAATCTGCTATGGCTGGTCCTGGGTGGCTGGTGGTTGGCCCTGTCATACTTCGTGGCAGGCCTGATCAACCTCGCCACCATCGTCGGAATACCCTTCGGCATACAGTCTTTCAAGATGGCGAAATTGGCCTTGATGCCCTTCGGCGCCGTCATCCGCTGA
- the pflB gene encoding formate C-acetyltransferase, translated as MTAVETTSVSPEELQAKAWDSFKGEDWKKNIDVRDFIQENYTPYTGDESFLAPATEKTKFLWNYLDDNFLAVERKQRIYDVDTHTPAGIDAFPAGYIDGKSADETQDNVIVGLQTDVPCKRAMMPNGGWRMVEQALMEAGKEPDPEVKKIFTRYRKTHNDGVFDVYTRRIKLARHNKILTGLPDAYGRGRIIGDYRRVALYGINELIAQKKADKDSIPYRNDFTEEEIEHWIRFREEHSEQIKALKQLLKLGQEYGLDLSRPAQNAKEAVQWTYMAYLASVKSQDGAAMSIGRLSAFFDIYFERDLQSGLIDETDAQEIVDNIVMKLRIVRFLRTKDYDNIFSGDPYWATWSDAGFGDDGRPLVTKTSFRLLATLTLEHLGPGPEPNITIFWDPKLPEGYKRFCARISIDTSAIQYESDKDIRAHWGDDAAIACCVSPMRVGKQMQFFGARVNSAKALLYAMNGGRDEMTGMQVIDEGVIKPVTPKEDGSLDFQEVKDNYEKALQWLSETYVEALNIIHYMHDKYAYESIEMALHDKEVYRTLGCGMSGLSIAADSLAAIKYAKVYPIYNKDAEGTPEYVEGAADDLIVNYKTVGEFPVYGNDDDRADDLAKWAVSTVMGQIKRLPVYRGAVPTQSILTITSNVEYGKNTGSFPSGHKKGTPYAPGANPENGMDSHGMLPSMFSVGKIDYDDALDGISLTNTITPDGLGRDEDERINNLVGILDAGNGHGLYHANINVLRKEQLEDAVEHPEKYPHLTVRVSGYAVNFVKLTREQQLDVISRTFHQGAVTD; from the coding sequence ATGACAGCAGTTGAGACCACATCAGTCTCTCCCGAGGAGCTGCAAGCCAAGGCTTGGGACAGCTTCAAGGGTGAAGACTGGAAAAAGAACATCGACGTCCGAGACTTCATTCAGGAAAACTACACCCCCTACACCGGAGACGAATCCTTCCTGGCGCCTGCCACCGAGAAGACCAAGTTCCTGTGGAACTACCTCGACGACAACTTCCTTGCCGTTGAGCGCAAGCAGCGCATCTATGATGTAGACACCCACACGCCTGCCGGAATCGACGCCTTCCCCGCCGGATACATCGACGGCAAGTCGGCTGACGAGACGCAGGACAACGTCATCGTAGGCCTGCAGACCGATGTTCCCTGCAAGCGCGCCATGATGCCCAACGGAGGTTGGCGCATGGTTGAGCAGGCCCTCATGGAGGCCGGCAAGGAGCCCGATCCCGAGGTCAAGAAGATCTTCACCCGGTATCGCAAGACCCACAATGACGGCGTCTTTGACGTGTATACCCGCCGTATCAAGCTGGCCCGCCACAACAAGATTCTGACAGGTCTGCCTGATGCTTACGGTCGTGGCCGCATCATCGGCGATTACCGCCGTGTGGCCCTGTACGGCATCAATGAGCTGATCGCCCAGAAGAAGGCCGACAAGGATTCGATTCCCTACCGCAACGACTTCACCGAGGAAGAGATCGAGCACTGGATTCGCTTCCGCGAGGAGCACTCCGAGCAGATCAAGGCCCTGAAGCAGCTGCTGAAGCTTGGGCAGGAATACGGTCTGGACTTGAGCCGTCCTGCGCAGAATGCCAAGGAGGCCGTCCAGTGGACCTACATGGCCTACCTGGCTTCCGTCAAGAGCCAGGATGGTGCGGCCATGTCCATCGGCCGTCTGTCCGCATTCTTCGACATCTACTTCGAGCGCGACCTCCAGAGCGGCCTGATCGACGAGACGGATGCCCAGGAGATTGTCGACAACATCGTCATGAAGCTCCGTATCGTCCGCTTCCTGCGTACCAAGGACTACGACAACATCTTCTCCGGAGACCCCTATTGGGCGACCTGGTCGGATGCAGGCTTCGGCGATGACGGCCGCCCGCTGGTCACCAAGACCTCCTTCCGTTTGCTGGCAACCCTGACCCTGGAGCACCTTGGACCCGGCCCCGAGCCCAACATCACCATCTTCTGGGATCCGAAGCTGCCTGAAGGCTACAAGCGTTTCTGCGCCCGTATCTCCATCGACACCTCGGCCATCCAGTACGAGTCCGACAAGGACATCCGCGCCCACTGGGGAGACGACGCCGCCATTGCATGCTGCGTCTCTCCGATGAGGGTCGGCAAGCAGATGCAGTTCTTCGGTGCGCGTGTGAACTCGGCCAAGGCCCTGCTCTACGCCATGAACGGTGGCCGCGATGAGATGACCGGAATGCAGGTCATCGACGAGGGTGTCATCAAGCCCGTCACCCCCAAGGAGGACGGCTCCCTGGACTTCCAGGAAGTCAAGGACAACTACGAGAAGGCCCTGCAGTGGCTGAGCGAGACCTATGTCGAGGCTCTGAACATCATCCACTATATGCATGATAAGTATGCATACGAGTCCATCGAGATGGCCCTGCACGACAAGGAGGTCTACCGCACCCTCGGTTGCGGTATGTCCGGTCTGTCGATTGCGGCCGACTCCCTGGCTGCCATTAAGTACGCCAAGGTCTACCCGATCTACAACAAGGATGCCGAGGGTACACCGGAGTATGTCGAAGGTGCTGCCGATGACCTGATCGTCAACTACAAGACCGTGGGTGAGTTCCCTGTCTACGGCAATGACGACGATCGCGCCGACGACCTGGCCAAGTGGGCCGTCTCCACGGTCATGGGTCAGATCAAGCGCCTGCCCGTCTACCGTGGCGCCGTCCCCACCCAGTCCATCCTGACCATCACTTCGAACGTGGAGTATGGCAAGAACACCGGTTCCTTCCCCTCGGGCCACAAGAAGGGCACCCCGTATGCCCCTGGTGCGAACCCCGAGAACGGCATGGATTCCCACGGTATGCTGCCCTCCATGTTCTCCGTCGGCAAGATCGACTACGACGATGCCCTCGACGGCATCTCGCTGACCAATACGATCACCCCTGACGGCCTGGGCCGCGATGAGGACGAACGGATCAACAACCTGGTGGGCATCCTGGATGCCGGCAATGGCCACGGTCTGTATCACGCCAACATCAACGTCCTGCGCAAGGAGCAACTTGAAGACGCAGTCGAGCATCCTGAAAAGTACCCGCATCTGACCGTGCGCGTTTCGGGCTATGCGGTCAACTTCGTCAAGCTGACCCGCGAGCAGCAGCTCGATGTGATCTCCCGCACCTTCCATCAGGGAGCAGTGACCGACTGA